A single genomic interval of Spinacia oleracea cultivar Varoflay chromosome 6, BTI_SOV_V1, whole genome shotgun sequence harbors:
- the LOC110791309 gene encoding uncharacterized protein, whose translation MSRLLMFGKIRRAAHSILKSRGSSNLGLKKDGTCPLFQPCVPQYRVYSQFRHNYGGYMPKPNSLYKHPRFSHKSGSPRNYSSTYASNTMAHHAQNAWKRISKMRSSNGSTLPAISRAAGIFSIASTKSHLLVPGIFTLIFGELALTRTASAESDYLSSSNAVVTRAQDGHAYMSRLILNLLEVLILLLRAVFLALLFSPSIAMAPFADSFGPNFRRIWLHTVHRTLEKAGPAFIKWGQWAATRPDLFARDLCSELSKLHSKAPEHSYAYTKRTVEKAFGRKLTEIFESFDEKPVASGSIAQVHRAVLRFRHPGQKTKPTEVAVKVRHPGVGDSIRRDFVIINAVAKVSTLIPTLKWLRLDESVQQFAVFMMSQVDLSREAANLNRFIYNFRRWKDVSFPKPLYPLVHPAVLVETFEHGESVAHYVDGFDGHERFKTALAHIGTHALLKMLLVDNFIHADMHPGNILVRLKHKRKGEAKSKPHLVFIDVGMTAELAKNDRVILLEFFKAVAHRDGRTVAERALQLSKQQSCPNPEAFIQEVKKSFDFWATPEGDLVHPADAMQQLLEQVRRHKVNIDGDVCTVIVTTLVLEGWQRKLDPDYNVMRTLQTLLFKADWAKSLSYTIEGLMAP comes from the exons ATGTCAAG ACTTTTGATGTTTGGAAAAATAAGGAGGGCTGCACATTCCATATTAAAATCCCGTGGAAGCAGCAATTTGGGATTAAAAAAGGATGGAACATGTCCCCTCTTCCAGCCATGTGTGCCACAATATAGAGTGTATTCACAATTCAGACACAATTATGGAGGATACATGCCTAAGCCTAATAGTTTGTATAAACATCCACGATTTTCTCACAAGAGTGGCTCTCCAAGGAACTATTCTTCCACATATGCAAGTAACACTATGGCACATCATGCTCAAAATGCTTGGAAACGAATTTCAAAAATGCGCTCTTCAAATGGTTCAACACTTCCCGCCATAAGTAGAGCTGCTGGCATATTCAGCATAGCTTCAACCAAGTCTCACCTTTTGGTGCCGGGTATTTTCACCTTAATATTTGGGGAGCTAGCGTTAACCCGAACAGCATCTGCTGAATCAGACTATCTTTCCTCTAGTAATGCTGTTGTTACGCGTGCACAAGATGGGCATGCCTACATGAGCAGGTTGATTCTGAACTTACTAGAGGTCCTAATTTTGCTGCTAAGAGCTGTTTTTCTGGCATTATTATTTTCACCCAGCATAGCCATGGCTCCATTTGCAGATAGTTTTGGACCTAATTTCAGACGTATTTGGCTCCACACTGTGCATCGTACCCTGGAAAAAGCTGGCCCTGCATTTATAAAATGGGGTCAGTGGGCAGCTACACGACCTGATCTATTCGCAAGAGATTTATGTTCTGAGCTTTCAAAGCTTCACTCAAAAGCTCCAGAGCACAGCTATGCTTATACAAAAAGAACTGTTGAAAAGGCCTTTGGTCGTAAACTTACTGAGATTTTTGAAAGTTTTGATGAGAAGCCTGTTGCATCTGGAAGTATTGCACAGGTGCACCGAGCTGTGCTACGCTTCCGACACCCTGGTCAAAAGACCAAGCCCACTGAAGTTGCAGTGAAGGTTAGGCATCCAGGAGTTGGTGATTCTATTAGGAGAGACTTTGTTATTATTAATGCAGTAGCAAAAGTTTCAACACTTATCCCTACACTGAAGTGGTTGAGACTAGATGAAAGTGTCCAGCAATTTGCAGTTTTTATGATGTCACAAGTTGATCTTTCCAGGGAAGCTGCTAATCTTAATCGGTTTATATACAACTTTCGGAGATGGAAGGATGTATCTTTCCCAAAACCTCTCTATCCACTCGTGCATCCTGCAGTTTTGGTTGAAACTTTTGAGCATGGGGAAAGTGTGGCACATTATGTTGATGGGTTCGATGGGCATGAACGCTTTAAAACTGCTCTGGCTCACATTGGCACCCATGCTCTTCTGAAGATGCTATTG GTGGATAATTTCATTCATGCCGACATGCATCCTGGAAATATTCTTGTCCGACTAAAACATAAGCGTAAGGGGGAGGCAAAATCAAAGCCACATCTCGTTTTCATTGATGTAGGCATGACCGCTGAGCTTGCAAAAAATGACCGTGTAATTCTGCTGGAGTTTTTCAAGGCTGTTGCTCACCGGGATGGACGTACTGTAGCTGAGCGCGCACTCCAACTATCAAAACAGCAGAGTTGTCCAAACCCAGAGGCGTTCATACAG GAGGTAAAGAAGTCTTTTGATTTCTGGGCTACTCCAGAAGGTGACCTGGTTCATCCAGCAGATGCCATGCAACAGTTACTTGAGCAAGTTAGACGTCACAAGGTGAACATTGATGGCGACGTGTGCACTGTAATTGTCACTACTTTGGTCCTTGAG GGTTGGCAGCGGAAACTCGATCCAGATTATAATGTGATGCGTACGCTTCAAACTTTGTTGTTCAAAGCTGATTGGGCAAAATCTCTTTCGTACACTATTGAGGGGCTTATGGCCCCGTAG